DNA sequence from the Leptospirillum ferrooxidans C2-3 genome:
GATTCACCAATTGAGGGAGAATCTTTTTCGTTTTACCCACAGCAACCTTTTGGGAATAAATAGGATTCAGGGAAAATCGCTCAAAGCTGACGATACCGGTAGATGGGTTCGAAACAACCACAAAAACCCCGGTTCCATCATGATTGAGAAGAGACCACATCGGACGGCCGTCAATAGAAACTCTCTGAACAGGTTTAAGTGTTCTCAAGTCTGTCAGGACCATCTCCTCTGCATCCGGGTAAAAGATCAACAGGAACTCTGACTGGACAGGACCCACCATTGTCCCAGGAGAATCATCACTGTATCTGTGATGAAACGCTCCTCCGGATTGTCTCCGGACCAGAAGCTCGTTTTCGCAAAGGGCTGCAACACCTCCACCGGTGAGTGGCAAAACTGTGGTCAGTCGTTCACAAAGATCCAGCGTCTCTTGATGGGTCACCTGAAGTGTCTTCCCGTCGACAACCAATATCCGGGAATGCCGGAGCAACGGGATGTAGAGCCCTTTACCCAAAAAAGTGATTTCATGGATCCGGTCTCCGAAAGCGGTCCAGCGTTCGACCTGATAGGAAGCGGAGTCCAGTCGATAGAGAATATGAACGGCTCCAGCGAGAAGGAATGTTCCAAAATCCCCCCGGTATTTGATCACTGTCGGATTAAGTCCCGTTGGTAAATCTTTCATCTTCGATGGATCATCTAGCGGTATGACATGGAACTCCCTGGAGTCCCCTTCCGTCACAAGAATATTCCTTTTCTTCCAGTCGAATGTCGCATCAAGTGGCTTCACTACGTTGGAGATCGTCTTGATCACTTTTCCTGTTCGGCTGTCCAGAACAAGGACCTGACCACTTTTCATCAGTGTCAGGAAAACCAGATGCGCTGTCTTGCTGTACCCCATCCTCATTGTCTGGATTGGGTAGGAGAGGCGATATAAGGGCCGGGATTCTATCTTGACCGAAGACACAGTGCCAGTGGGCACATTTGCCTGAAGGACCGATCCTCCGAATGAATCATCAGGCAAAAAAGCCCTGCACAGAAGCAGCAAAAACAAAAGAGAGATGACACCTTTGAACTTCATTTAATCCTTCGGGGACCATGAAAATCAATCATAAAACCAATAACCGAAAAGCAGAATTCGCTTTTTCCCCAACTGCATAAAACCCTTTAAAACCCGGGACCGATCAAGAAAGTCTCCTAGACAAGTCCAAGAGACAGTCCTCTCCCGTCCTTTGGCAATGGATGCCATTTCAGGCGAACAGGAAGACTTTCCGTCAGTACCGGCTCAATCAGTTCTTCCAAGAACTCAAGGACATATTCATCCACAACAAGAAAATCATGGCCCTCATTTTTTCCTTTAAGAGAAGCATGAATCCAGAGAAATCCATTCTCCCAGAAAGGAACCATTTCCAAAGTTTCCTTCCCGGAAAGGTTCATCCGGTAGACAAACTCCATGACCCGCTGTTGAAAATGAAGAGAAACCCCCATCGGAAAGAGAAGTGACCACGGCAAAATGGAAACAGAAGGGAGGTCATCCGCATTTTCATTTTCAGGATCCAGCATCTCTCCTATCTCAGACAGGATCGCATCAAACAATCCCGTATCATCCCCCTCTAGAAACTCCTGAATTCCACCTTCCATAGGAGAATTCTGCGAAATAACAGATCCCATAAGAAAAACGGGATACCCCGACTCACCTTCGTGCAGTTCTTGGGAGCTTCCCAGATATCTGACGACAGGATGCTCTTCACCAAGAATGGTCTCAACCGGAGCGGACAAGAAAGAACCCTCTTCAGACACGGAACCCAGTCCATCAGGCAAAAGCGTCTGTGATTCGGGAACTTCAAGAAAAAACTCACGTCGTTCCTCAAAAGAGAAAAGATAGAGTTCAGGTAACAGGGCAAGTGTTGGGTGGAGGTAGAGCATCGATTTCGATCGCAGCTGAAAAACACTTGAAAGCTTTTCCTGAATTTTCTCAAGAGTATCGGGAGAAAGGGAGAGATCCGGTCTTTCGAGACCATCAATCATGATTCCAAATCCATACATAAAGCGACTGTTTTCCGAAGTGCCCCCGATCTGGACCAGGTCATCTTCGACCTCAACACCTTCGGAATAGGTCTCCAAAAATCTCCTGATTGCCAGAGACCAGTCGGGGGTGATCGATGGCAATGAGGAAATAACCCCCAACGAATCCATCTCATAGAGTGTCGCCAAGGCTTCTGAGACGACATCATCATCCTCAACATTTTCAAGCACAACCTCCGGCGTCCCCTTATCGATCACCTGAGAGAGACTGTTTATGAGCTCGTTTAAATCTTCATCCGAAGTGTCATGGGAATGATCATGTGAATCAGACATCGTTCAATTTTCTCCGCATTTCCAGTGAAAAGGTTCAATCCTGATGCTTAATAAGTCGTCGCATATATTAAAAGGAAAAGTGCGGGACAGCAAGTCTGGTCCAGCCCGACATCCAAAGCTCTTTGCCCCTATGGAGCAAAGGGATTGGACGGAGGAACCCTCTCCAGCGATATCTGTGTCCTGATAGTCTTTCCGCCTTGGAAAAAGACAGAAAAACACTTTGAATAAAACCCGTTTTTAGTGACACAGACAGTTCCGCTCATCCCTGCATGGGCCTCAAAAGAAACGGGAGTATCTCCAATCAGAACCCCGTCAA
Encoded proteins:
- a CDS encoding YncE family protein, translated to MKFKGVISLLFLLLLCRAFLPDDSFGGSVLQANVPTGTVSSVKIESRPLYRLSYPIQTMRMGYSKTAHLVFLTLMKSGQVLVLDSRTGKVIKTISNVVKPLDATFDWKKRNILVTEGDSREFHVIPLDDPSKMKDLPTGLNPTVIKYRGDFGTFLLAGAVHILYRLDSASYQVERWTAFGDRIHEITFLGKGLYIPLLRHSRILVVDGKTLQVTHQETLDLCERLTTVLPLTGGGVAALCENELLVRRQSGGAFHHRYSDDSPGTMVGPVQSEFLLIFYPDAEEMVLTDLRTLKPVQRVSIDGRPMWSLLNHDGTGVFVVVSNPSTGIVSFERFSLNPIYSQKVAVGKTKKILPQLVNPVLPASGSLPISGKNSASAPSIKTAPPSGSSQKGVLPSSAKTRGTGTPPNK